The DNA window ATAGATTTGAGCGGATACATAAAACATGGGGGACCTGGAGTGTGGCTTTGAGGAGATGCAAGGAGTGAGGCTGGGATACCTGCTCATCCAAGGCAAGCAAATGTTTGCTTTGTCTCAGGTCTTCACCGACCTGCTTAAGAACATCCCCCGGACCACGGTGCACAAGCGCATGGACCACCTGAAGGTGAAGAAACACCACTGCGACCTGGAGGAGCTGCGGAAGCTCAAAGCAATCAACTCTATTGCCTTCCACGCCGCGAAATGCACTCTGATATCGCGGGAGGACGTGGAGGCTCTGTACTTCTCCTGCAAGACAGAACGGGTGTTGAAGTCCAACAAAAGGAAAGCGAAAGCGGCGTGTCCCCCCGGGGACGAGGACGAGTCCCCGGGGCGTCTTCATGCGGAAGCCGAGCTGTGGAAGGAAAaagtttggtttagtttgcacGGCGTCCCCGAGACTCTCACGCTGCACAGCAAAACGGACAGGAGGCGAGAGCCGACTCCTTGCCTTACCGACTCCAAACTACCTCAATTTTACCACAAAACCCACGGGCGGGAATACCGTCTGGTGACCAAGTCCAgtcacaaacactttaaaaactaTGAAACTGCAAAAATAACTGGGAACCGCGTTACTTTGAGCCAAAGGCAATCGTTTTTCCGGACCTCTGTGAGCCGGCAGCCAGTGGTGCTACAGTCCGCCATAGCTGCTCAGTCCAGGCTCTCGCGCTCAGCCGGCGACCTACTTcacaaaaggaagaggaggcgcGAGGGGGGCGGCGGCAGGGACAGCGCGAGGCACTCGTGGAGCAGAAGCAGACACGCGCACCACGTACCACCGGTCCTGCTCGTACAACCCAAATCCTCCGGCGGGCACGCCACTTCTTTTGGCGCTTTACACCTAAGTTCGGATTTTTATCTCGACCCCAGAccccaccatcaccaccaccaccagcaccatcaccaccatcaccaccaccaccacgaGCCCAATTTTCCCGAGAGTTACAGCAGCGACAGCGAGTCCAGCACCACCTACTCAGACCGGGCGTACCCGGACTCGGACTTTGGCTCCGGGTTCTCCACCAGCAGCAACTCCGGGAGctcggaggaggaagaggagggcgaggaggaagatgagacGCAGTCGGAAAGTTCAGAGGTCAGCtcagacgaggaggagagctcGTCACAGTCCGATTCCAGCTCCGTTTCCAGTAGGGTTTCGGTGCAAAGCATCCGGTTCAGGCGGGCCCGGGTGGGTTCTCTCCCCAAAACTCTGCACTCCAGTAAAGCGCCTTTGGTGCTGGAGCCCACGTTTCACTACAACAATCAGCAGCAACAAGAGAAACAGCAAAGGACTCTGGGCAACATTGCCCTTTCGCAAACAGGGTACAGCAAACAGGAGAGGCGTCAGAAATGTGAATTAATTTGCAGCGAAACAAGAAAGGACTTTGGACCTTTACACCCACCAAAATTCGACGCAAATATTGTTAGAGAGAGATTTTTCTCTGAGTCAAAGAGGGAAAAGACGTACGAGGCCGAACCCCAGGACGAGCTGACCTCTCATTCACCGGTACCCAACCGCAATAGGGCCTTTTACCCCTCACGGAGGACACCGGGACTCCCCAAAAAGTCCCCCCCTGGACTGTGCTGCCAGTGGGAAAACGACAGTGACGCTAAGCCTCCCAAATCTTCCGAGAAAAGAGACGCGAAAACCGCCAGCCTCAAATTGCAAACGCcactaaaaaaaatcaagaccgAGGCGGAGGAGACCTCTGTGTCCTCCTTCCCCCTCTCTGAAAGTGGCAGGACAACCTGGACGCCCCCCTTTAACCTCAAGAATGTGAAAATTAAAGTGGAGGAAAGCTATGATGAATATGAATACCACAGTCAGACCGCTGGAGTCAACTGTAAAGGAGACAGGACAGAGCATTGCCAATATCTCAGTGGAGCCATCAAACAAGGGGACTGTTACGCAGACACGGGTCCTGATGGTGTCTCGAAGTCTCCCTGTGGCCCTCAGGAATGTAGGAGCACCCGGGACTCCCCGTGTGTCGGGGAGGGGGAGCACAGGAGCCAAATATGCAGGGCTCCGGTGCTCGGGCGTAAGAAGTCCCGTCTTTCAAGAgcgcaaacaaaacaaaacgttCCCAGGGTCAACAAAGctgcctctttttcttcttcttcttcttcttcctcctcctcctcttcctcttcttcgtcttctccttcttctcgtCCCGAGGAGCCATCCACGGAGGATTTATCGAGCAGACGCAAACAACGCGGCAGCGCTAGCTCTGCAGCAGCATCCCCGTCTACTAAAACGCCTTTCAGCCTGATGGCCAATTTCCCATCTCCGCCGTCACTGGTTGTTGGCAACGACGGGGATTTGTGTCCTGCTTACTCCCTGAACTCGCTGAGGGGCCCCGGGCCTCCCCCTCTGTCCCACCCCGTGTGGAGGTGGCAGCCAGGCGGCCAGATTCTCCCTCCCCCACCCGCTCAGAGAACTAGGAAATAGGCTACTGAgataaagcagaaaaacaaaagccccccccccccaaacgtGTCAACTACAGCCCCAACAGCAGCCCGAGTCTTAACGTGAGCTCATCAAAACTGCTCGCAACTTTAtaagttttgtattattatgctccccctttttctctctctctctctctctcctgtgaaCGGGCTCCTTCGTTTTGGAATCTCCCCGCAGGACTGTGTGACACCGTGCGTGGATTTATGCTTAAAAAACGTAAAAGCTGTCAATCCTAAGCAATATGTAAGgttctcattattgtgtttACTTGACTATTTATCCTTCTTTGCTTTCCTGTGCTCGACCTGTTGGATTGTATGGTGCCATGTTTCAAGGGGTTTGTGCTTTGTCTGAAAGAGGAAAAGGGCTAAGACGCAGAGCAGAGCATTCCCTGAGATTAAGCCACTCTTTCTGTAGTTTGGATTGAGTTTATCTTGgtcaatcagagagagaggaaaaaaaaaaatcagggttTCCCATTCTGTGCCGGTATATTTACTTTACTATCAgagctgtgttttctttcatgaCTGTCATGGTGACCAGCTTGGCCACACTGGTCCAATGTGTTCAATTTCAGAGAATTTTAATTGTTAAaattgtttcattaatgtctatCTAAACGTCACTCACAGATAAGCCTTTATTGGATTtgaaaggatttttttccctggtggttgtttttttttttgtttgtgttttttcatgagTCCTTGTGTTCAGTTCtcagtcttgtttttattcctgCGGACTATTTCCTGGTTTGCAAACCGTGTGGCTGCGCACAGGCCCAGACTCAACACAGGCCTTATGTACAGACAATCAGAAATGATAAGATAAGAATCGTAGCAAGTTTGTCTCCCTCATGAGAGGCCACATTAATACCCCTGCAGG is part of the Labrus mixtus chromosome 19, fLabMix1.1, whole genome shotgun sequence genome and encodes:
- the skida1 gene encoding SKI/DACH domain-containing protein 1; the protein is MGDLECGFEEMQGVRLGYLLIQGKQMFALSQVFTDLLKNIPRTTVHKRMDHLKVKKHHCDLEELRKLKAINSIAFHAAKCTLISREDVEALYFSCKTERVLKSNKRKAKAACPPGDEDESPGRLHAEAELWKEKVWFSLHGVPETLTLHSKTDRRREPTPCLTDSKLPQFYHKTHGREYRLVTKSSHKHFKNYETAKITGNRVTLSQRQSFFRTSVSRQPVVLQSAIAAQSRLSRSAGDLLHKRKRRREGGGGRDSARHSWSRSRHAHHVPPVLLVQPKSSGGHATSFGALHLSSDFYLDPRPHHHHHHQHHHHHHHHHHEPNFPESYSSDSESSTTYSDRAYPDSDFGSGFSTSSNSGSSEEEEEGEEEDETQSESSEVSSDEEESSSQSDSSSVSSRVSVQSIRFRRARVGSLPKTLHSSKAPLVLEPTFHYNNQQQQEKQQRTLGNIALSQTGYSKQERRQKCELICSETRKDFGPLHPPKFDANIVRERFFSESKREKTYEAEPQDELTSHSPVPNRNRAFYPSRRTPGLPKKSPPGLCCQWENDSDAKPPKSSEKRDAKTASLKLQTPLKKIKTEAEETSVSSFPLSESGRTTWTPPFNLKNVKIKVEESYDEYEYHSQTAGVNCKGDRTEHCQYLSGAIKQGDCYADTGPDGVSKSPCGPQECRSTRDSPCVGEGEHRSQICRAPVLGRKKSRLSRAQTKQNVPRVNKAASFSSSSSSSSSSSSSSSSSPSSRPEEPSTEDLSSRRKQRGSASSAAASPSTKTPFSLMANFPSPPSLVVGNDGDLCPAYSLNSLRGPGPPPLSHPVWRWQPGGQILPPPPAQRTRK